The sequence below is a genomic window from Microbacterium sp. cx-55.
TGTGGCAGCCGGTGCTGACGTTCATCGTCAGCTTCGTGATCCTGAGCCTGATGTGGACGACGCACGTCGCCCAGTTCGAGTGGATCGCGCGGATCGACGGGCCCGGTATGTGGATCAACAACATCCGGCTGCTGTTCATCGTGCTCGTGCCGTTCACTTCGTCCTTGTCGACGGACTACTCGCATTTTCTCCTTGGCCGGATCCTGCTGCCGATCAACTTCTTCTTCGCGATCCTGATGAGTTGGATGCAGTGGGGATGGGCCGTGCGGCGCCGCGAGATCCTCACGCCCGGCCTGTCCGCGGCGGAAGCTCGCCGGGGGAGCGGCGCAACGCTCAGCGCACTCATCATCTCGGCCGCGGTCGTCGTCGCGAGTCCGTGGGTGGGACCGTGGGCATTCTGGCTGTTCCTCGCGGACGGTCTCCTGACCCGCGCCCTCGGCGGTACGCCGGGCGTGCCGGGCCATGAGCGCACGGCCGACGCCGGGCCCGCCCGTGAGGACGAGGGCGGCGCCGCACCGGCGCCGGACCCTCGCCCCTGACGTCAGGCCACCGGCGCCAGAGCCGACTCGTCCGCAGCGGTCGCCGGCACCGGGCGGGCGGCGCGGCCAGCGGGAAGCCACAGCGCGGCCACGGCGGCGATCAGGAGGACAGCTGCCCCGATGAAGACGGCGGGACGCGCCGCATCCACATACTGGTCCGGCAGCAGCGCGCCGCCCGCACCGACGAAGACCGCGGTCATGACGGCGGTGCCGAGTGCGATGCCGATCTCGCGGACGGTCGAGTTGACCCCGGATGCGGTCGCGTGATCGACGAGCCCGAGGGTCGCGAGCAGCGCGGTCGCGGACGGGGCGAAGACGAGTCCCATGCCGATCCCCGCGAGCAGGAACGGCGCGATGAGGACTCCGTAGTCGAGCGTCTCGGAGAGCATGGCGGCGATCCATCCCAGCGCGATCCCCTGGAAGGCGAGACCCGTGACCAGCAGCGCGCGGGTGCCGATCCGGCCCGAGAAGATGCCGGCGAGTGGCGCGACGAACATCGGGGCGATCGTCCACGGCGTCGTCTGCAGCGCGGCCTCGAAAGGCGTCGAGCCCTGCACGACCTGCATGTACTGGATCAGGATGAAGATCGCCCCGAAGGTTCCGAAGCTGAACGCGAAGCCGACGACGTTCGTGAGGGTGAAGGACCGGTCGCGGTAGAGCCGGAGCGGCATGAGCGGCGCCCGGGTGCGCGACTGCCAGAACAGGAAGCCGGCGATGAGGAGGGCACCCGCGACGATCTCACCGACCACGCTGAAGGACTCCCAGCCGTCATCGTTGCCGCGCACGATCGCGTGGACGAGAGCGAGCACGCCGAGGCCGGCGAGCACCGCGCCGAAGACGTCGATCCGCTGCCGGCGCCCGAAGTCGTTGCGCAGCACGAGGAGCGCGAGCGGGATCGCGATGATCGCCACGGGCACGTTCAGCCAGAAGATGGCCTGCCAGTTCCACCCCTCCATGACCGCGCCGCCGACGAGCGGGCCGACCGCGACGCCGAGGCCCGACACGCCGCCCCAGATGCCGATGGCGAGCGGTCGTCGTGCGGGCGAGACGCCGCCCGACAGGAGGGCGAGCGAGAGCGGCAGCACGCCGGCACCGCCGAAGCCCTGCACGGCGCGCGCCGCGATGAGCTGCGCGGGGTCGGTGCTGAGCGCCGCCAGCACGGAGCCGATTCCGAAGATCGCGATGCCGGCGAGGAAGACGGTGCGCCGACCGAAACGGTCGCCGAGGGCCGACGCGATGAGGATCGTGCTGGCGAACGCGAGGGTGTAGGCGTTGACGAACCACTGCAGCTGCTCGACGCTGGCGCCGAGATCGTCGTGGAGGACGGGGAGGGCGTTGGTCATCACGAGGTTGTCGAGCGTCGCCATAAACATCGGCAGGGCCGTGGCCGCGACGACGAGTCCGAACGGACGCGGGGAAAGGGGAGTGGACATGAGGTCTCCTGTTTGTAATCGAATGATTACTTGACGAGAGTGACTGTAGTAATCGACTGATAACATGTCAACCATGACTGCGACGGATGCCGCAAAGCCGCGGCTGAGCTCCGAGGAACGCCGGGCCCAGATTCTTGAGGCGGCGATCGCGGTGTTCGGGGCGAAGGGGTACGTGGGCACCACGACCGACGACATCGCCCGTGCCGCATCCGTGTCGCAGCCCTACGTCGTCCGCCTGTTCGGGAGCAAGGAGCGCCTGTTCCTCGACGTGCTCGATGACGCCCTCGGGCAGCTCTTCGCGGCCTTCGAACGCGCCGCCGCCGGCAACCCCGATGAGCCGCTCGAACAGCGACTCGGGCACGAGTACATCGGCCTCCTGCAGACCCGCGGTCTGCATCAGACCCTCTCGCACGCCTTCCTCCTGGGTGCGCACCCGGTGATCGGGCCGCGCGCGCGTGACGGTTTCGCGCGGGTCTGGCAGTACGTGCGAGATCTCGGGATGTCGGCCGAGCGCGCGCAGGAGTTCATCGCGCAGGGGATGATGCTCAACACGCTGATCGGACTGCGGATGGCCGACGATGACGGCAACGATCCCCGGGTGACCGATCTGTTCACCGCGTGCTTCCCCACGGAGAAGGCGGTCGTCCTCCGCCTCGCGCCCCGTGTCGACGAGCCCTGGTGACCCGCCCGTCGCTGTCGTCCCCGGCGGCTAGGCTGGAGGGGTGAGCATGGAGATCGAGATCGGACGCGCCAAGCGCGCTCGCCGCGCGTACACCTTCGATGACATCGCGGTCGTGCCCTCCCGGCGCACGCGCAATCCCGAAGACGTCTCCACGCACTGGTCGATCGACGCGTTCAGCTTCGACATCCCGGTCCTGGGTGCGCCGATGGACTCCGTGGTCAGCCCCCGGACGGCCATCATGCTCGGCCAGCTCGGCGGGCTCGGCGTGCTCGACCTCGAGGGCCTGTGGACTCGCTACGACGACCCCGAGCCCTTCCTCGCCGAGATCGCCGGCCTCCCGGGCGCCGACGCGACGCGCCGGATGCAGCAGCTCTACACCGAGCCGATCAAGCCGGAGCTGGTGCGCGACCGCCTGGCCGAGATCCGCGCCGCGGGCGTGACGGTCGCCGGGTCCCTGACTCCGCAGCGCACGGCCGAGCTCTACGAGACCGTCGTCGCGACGGGCGTCGATCTCTTCGTCATCCGGGGCACCACGGTGTCGGCCGAGCACGTCTCGTCGGTTGCCGCGCCCCTGAATCTCAAGAAGTTCATCTACGACCTCGACGTGCCGGTCATCGTGGGCGGCGCCGGCACCTACACGGCCGCGCTGCACCTCATGCGCACGGGCGCGGCGGGGGTGCTCGTCGGATTCGGCGGCGGCGCGGCGTCGACGACCCGCGCGACGACCGGCATCCACGCACCCATGGCGACGGCGGTCGCCGATGTGGCCGGCGCGCGACGCGACTACCTCGACGAGTCCGGCGGGCGCTACGTGCACGTCATCGCCGACGGCGGAGTCGGCACTTCCGGCGACATCGTGAAGGCCCTCGCGATGGGCGCCGACGCCGTCATGCTCGGGGTGGCGCTCGCACGCGCGACCGACGCCCCGGGGCGCGGGTTCCACTGGGGCCCGGAGTCACATCACCCTCGTCTTCCCCGCGGTCACCGCGTGCAGGTCGAGCAGGTCGGCTCGCTCGAAGAGGTGCTGTACGGCCCCGCGCGGGTCGCCGACGGCACCGCCAACCTGATCGGCGCGCTCCGCAAGTCGATGGCGACGACCGGCTACTCCGACCTGAAGGAGTTCCAGCGGGTCGAAGTGGTTGTCGCGCCCTACGGCCGCTGAGAACGCGATGACGTCCGTGGACGAGCAGAACCGGGCGGCATCCGTGCCCGAGGTCTTTCCGCCGACGCTGCGCGAAGTGATGCTGCGGCCGAAGTGGATCGGCGTGCTGCTGCTGTGCCTCGTCGTCGCCGGCATCTTCGCCTGGCTCGGTCAGTGGCAGCTCGCGCGCGCGATCGACACGGCACCGCGCGAAGAGGGCGCGACCGAGCAGGTCATGCCCCTCGCAGACGTCGTGACGCCGGGGTCCTATCTGAGTGATCCTCTCGTGGGTCAGCGGATTGAGGTCTCCGGATCGTTCGTCGCCGACGACTTCATCGTGGTCTCCTCGCGCTTCAACGACGGCGAAGAGGGGTTCTGGGTCACCGGCCAGTTGCGCACGGATGATGCCGAGCCGACCTCGATCGCCGTCGCGGTGGGCTGGGCCGAAACGCGGGAGCAGGCGGATGCCGCCGCCGCCGCGCTGAACGCCGACGCCCCGGCGAACCTCGAGGTGACGGGGAGGCTGATCCCCGACGAGGGCCCCGTACCGCCCTCGAGCGGTGCGGACCCGACCGACATGACGCGCATGTCTCCCGCGGCGCTCCTCAGCCGCTGGCACGACGCCGTCGACCTGAACGTCTATCGCCAGTTCGTGGTGGCCGATGATCCCTTCGGCGGGCTCGTCGACATCCACTCGCCGGCTCCGGATGCAGGAGCCTCGGTCAACTGGCTGAACATCTTCTACGCCGCCGAATGGGTGGTGTTCGCCGGTTTCGCGTTCTACTTCTGGTATCGCCTCGCGAAGGACGAGTGGGAGAAGGAACTCGAGCTTCTCGAAGACGAGACTGCCTGACCCGCACCCTCTCCGGGGTGGCGCGGGCGGGGCGGATGCGGCGAACCGCCGCGGGTAGGATGGACTCCATGCCTCAGCCGAAACTCGCCACCTTCCCGGCGATCCGCGGGGCGCTGCGGTTCTATCAGATCTGCTCGATCATCACGGGCGTCGGACTGCTCCTGCTGGTCACCGAGATGATCCTGAAGTACACGCCGCTCGCGGTCGAGGTCTTCGCCGGAGGATCGGGCGGGGCCCTGTGGCTCGCTCCGGTCATCGCCGGTCCCGAAGGCGAGCTCGTGTCGACCGGCGACGGGGTCAACCTGTCGCTCGCGATCCTCATCATCCACGGCTGGTTCTATGTCGTGTACCTGTTCGCCTGCTTCCGCGTGTGGAGCCTGATGCGCTGGCCGTTCTGGCGTTTCCTGCTGCTCGCCGCCGGCGGTGTCGTTCCCTTCCTGTCCTTCGTCATGGAGTGGTTCGTCGCCCGTGACGTGAAGCACTACCTCGCCGTCCGCGAAGCGGCCGAGGCCGTTCCCGCATCCGCCGCCGCTACAGAGAGTCCCCGGTGACCGAGCAGACCGAAACTTCCCAGCGTCCCGTCCTGGTCGTCGACTTCGGGGCGCAGTACGCCCAGTTGATCGCGCGCCGCGTCCGCGAAGCGGGCGTCTACAGCGAGATCGTGCCGCACACCGCGTCGGCCGCCGAGATCGCGGCGAAGAACCCGGTCGGCATCATCCTCTCCGGTGGGCCCTCGTCGGTGTACGAAGAGGGTGCTCCGAACCTCGACGGCGGCGTCTTCGAGCTCGGAGTTCCGACCCTCGGCATCTGCTACGGCTTCCAGGTCATGGCCCGCGCCCTCGGCGGCGACGTGGCCAACACGGGCTTGCGCGAATACGGGGCGACCGACGCCACGATCCTCACCGAGGGAACCCTCATGCAGGGTCAGCCGGTCGAGCAGAACGTGTGGATGAGTCACGGCGATCAGGTCTCGCGCGCGCCCGAGGGCTTCGACGTGCTCGCTCGCACCGGCGCGACGGCAGTTGCCGCGTTCGCGAACGACGCGCGCGGCTTCTACGGCGTGCAGTGGCACCCCGAGGTCAAGCACTCGGACTATGGCCAGTCGCTGCTGGAGAACTTCCTGCACAGGGCCGCCGGCCTGCCCGCCGACTGGAACAGCGGCAACGTGATCGCCGAGCAGGTCGAACGCATCCGGGCGCAGGTCGGTAGCGCTCGTGTCATCTCCGCCCTCTCCGGCGGCGTGGACTCCGCGGTCTCGACGGCGCTCGTGCACGAGGCCGTGGGCGACCAGCTCACCGCGATCTTCGTCGACCACGGTCTACTGCGGAAGGGCGAGCGCGAGCAGGTCGAGAACGACTACGTCGCCTCGACCGGCGTGCGCCTGATCACGATCGACGCGCGCGAGCAGTTCCTGACGGCGCTTGCGGGTGTCAGCGATCCCGAGCAGAAGCGCAAGATCATCGGGCGGGAGTTCATTCGCTCGTTCGAGGCCGCGGAGCGCGAGCTCGTCGCCGAGGCGGCGGCCGACGGAGAACCCATCCGCTTCCTCGTGCAGGGCACGCTGTATCCGGATGTGGTGGAGTCGGGCGGCGGCACGGGCACGGCGAACATCAAGAGCCACCACAACGTGGGCGGGCTTCCCGAAGACCTGCAGTTCGAGCTCGTCGAGCCGCTGCGCACCCTGTTCAAGGACGAGGTCCGCGCGATCGGGCGCGAACTCGGCCTGCCGGAGGAGATCGTCGGCCGTCAGCCGTTTCCGGGGCCCGGCCTCGGCATCCGGATCGTCGGTGAGGTCACCGCTGACCGCCTCGAGATTCTGCGTGAGGCCGATGCCATCGCCCGGGCCGAACTGACCAAGGCCGGCCTCGACAACGAGATCTGGCAGTGCCCGGTGGTGCTGCTGGCGGACGTCCGCTCGGTGGGCGTGCAGGGCGACGGCCGCACCTACGGTCACCCGATCGTGCTGCGTCCCGTCTCCAGCGAAGACGCCATGACCGCCGACTGGACGCGTCTGCCCTACGACGTGCTCTCCAAAATCTCGAACCGCATCACGAACGAGGTCCGCGACGTCAACCGCGTGGTGCTCGACGTCACGTCGAAGCCGCCGGGGACCATCGAGTGGGAGTGACCCTCCCTCCCGCCTTCGGGCGGGGCTCGGCACCGGGCGCACCCCGCCGGGTGCTGCTCTGCGTGAGCGGACGTTCGTCGTGCGCCGGAGCGCGCCGATGAGCGCACGGTTCATCCGTCCCACGCGGGTCGACGCGGCGTTCAACGCCGTCGTCGGGTTCTCGACCCGCATCGGGTTGCCTCTCGCGGGGAGCCGCGTGCTGGCGGTACGAGGGCGTTCCAGCGGCGAATGGCGCACGACCCCGGTGAATCCTTTGCGCGTCGGCGGTGCGGAGTACCTCGTCGCACCCCGCGGGCATGCGCAGTGGGTGCGCAACATCCGTGTCTCCGGAGGTGGCGAGCTGCGCGCCGGACGGCGGGCGGTGGCATTCCGTGCGGTCGAGGTGGCGGATGTCGACAAGCCGCCGATCCTGCGCGCCTACCTGAAGGCGTGGGCCTGGGAGGTCGGACGCTTTTTCGAGGGCGTCGACGCGAACTCGCCGGATGAGCGTCTGTCGGAGATCGCGCCGGGCTTCCCGGTGTTCCGGATCGAACGCGCCGGATCGTGAGCGCGCCCGGCGGAGGTGTCGAGTTCCCCGACGCCTGGTACCTCATACTCGCGAGTCGACTGATCCCCGATCTCGACGGCGGCTTCACCGTGGCGACGCTGGCGCGCGCTCGGCAGCTGGCCGACGCCGGGCGTGAGCCGCTCCTTCTGACGCTGGATCCCGGCCGGCCGGAGAACCACGCCGCCCACCGCGAGGAGTTCGCGCGTCGTGGCGCCATCGCGCGCGCCGATGCGATGCGGAACCTATTCGATGAGGCGTCGTCGGGGGTCGACGGCGGTGCTGCGGACTGGCTGCGCCGCGCGGCGCACGCCGGGTCCGTCGATGAGTCGCTCGAGTACCGGCAGGTCACGGATGCGATGGGCCGTCCCGTCGTCGATCTTCCGGTGATCGCCGAGGACCCTGACTGGCACACGTCGGCGGCGCCCGTGGGGGTGCGCGGAGCGGACGGTTCCGTGGTCGGCGTCGTCGACGGCTTCGGGGAGCTGTACCGCGCGTGGCTCGACGAGCTGGTCGCGTCGCTCCGTGCCCGGGAGGATAAGCCCGTCGTCCTCATCTGCGAGTCGCGCCAGCTCGGTGAGCTGCTCGCGCGCTGGCGGCCGGAGGGCGTTCGCCTCGCGCACACCATCCATATCGCGCACGTGCTGCCGCCCTACACGCCGGACGCGCCGGTCAACCCGCTCTGGGAACGCTGGTTCGCCGTCGCCGGTGAGTTCGACGCGGTGCTCTGGCCCACGCCCCAGCAGAAGCGCGATGTCGAGCAGCGCTTCGGCGCGCACTCCGGGTACCTCGTCGCGGCGAACGCCGCCCCGCGCGTTCTGGCGGAGCCGGCGCCCGTCGCCGGGAACCGTATCGTGATGCTGAACCGGCTCGCCCCGGTCAAGCGCGTCGATCACGCGATCCGCGCGTGGCAGAGCGTGCATTCCGTCGTGCCCGCGGCGACGCTCGAGATCTGGGGCGACGGAGTGTTGCGGGACGACCTGCAACGCCTCATCGAGGAACTCGGGCTCACCGCATCCGTCGTGCTCCGCGGGCGGAACGACGCGGGGCCGGTCGTGTTCGATGGCGCCGTCGCAATTGTGCAGTCGTCCGCTTACGAGGGGCAGGGGCTCTCGACGCTCGAGGCGATGAGCCGCGGCTGCCCGGTGATCGCTTACGACGTGCCGTACGGGCCGCAGGATCAGCTGGAGCACGGCGCCGGCATCCTCGTCCCCGACCCCGGTGGCCGGGGTGACATCACCGGGCTCGCCGAGGCGATGATCCGGATGCTGACCGATCGTCCTGGGCGTGACCGGATGGCGGCCGAGGCGCTCGAGGTCGCGCACCGCTTCGCGCCGGAGGCCGCCGCCGCGGCGCTGGCCGCCGGCATCCGTCACGCCCTGCGCTGACCCGCGCCCGCCCGCGGAAGCCCTCGCGTGCTCGCGCCGCGCCGCCCTCGCTCCGCCCGCGCGTGCTCTCGCCCGCCCGCCCTCGCGCCGCCCCGCCCTCGCGCCGCCCCGCCCTCGCGCCGCCCCCGCCCCCGCCCCCGCGAGGGCGCTCAGCCTCCGTGCTCACGTGTCGCAATCTGTCGCTCCGTGGCGCGTATTGCGACACGTGAGCGCAGGGTAGGGCTGCTCGCGTGGCGCAATCGGTCGGTGAGGGCAGCGTATTGCGACACGTGAGCGTTGACGACGCGGGCGAGCACGAGCGACGCGGGCGAGAACGAGCGACGCGGACGACGCGGACGACGCGGGCGAGCACGAGCGACGCGGACGACGCGGGGGACCGCACGCGCAAGCAGGACGGCGGGAACGACGAAGGGGCCGCCTCGCGGCGACCCCTTCTGTGCGAACGTGCGGCTAGTTGTTGCCGCGCAGGATGGCGAGGATGCGCAGGATCTCGAGGTACAGCCAGACGACCGTGACCATGATCCCGAAGCCGCCGAGCCAGCCGTACTGACGCGGGGCTCCGTTGCGCACACCCTGCTGGATCGAGTCGAAGTCGAGCACCAGCGAGTACGCCGCCATGATCACCACGAGGACACCGATGATCAGTCCGAGCGGAATACCCGCGATCTCCATCGAGCGGAGACCAAACGCGCCACCGGCGAGCGGCACGTTGAAGAGCATCAGCCCGACGTTCAGCAGGCTGAACACCAGGTAGCCGACCATCGCGATCATGAAGACCTTGGTGGCGCGCTTGGAGGCACGCACCTTGCCGCTGGCGAACAGGGCCAGGGTCACACCCACGACGGCGAGCGTCGCGAGCGTCGCCTGAACGACGATGCCGGGGTAGAGGAACTCGAAGAACGCCGAGATTCCGCCGACGAAGAGTCCTTCGAACGCGGCGTACGCGAAGATCAGCGCGGGGCGGATCTTCTTGCGCGAGGTGAAGATGACGACCATCGAGAGCACGAAGCCGACGAGCGCACCGATCAGCATCGGGGCGATCGACGGGCGCGGGTTGGCGGCGGTGACGCCGGCCATCGTCCACATCCAGCCGGCGACCGCACCGACGACGAGCACGCCGAACAGGGCGAGCGTCTTGTGGACGGTGTCTTCGACGGTCATGCGACCGGTCTCGATCGCACCGGCGGGCGGGCCGGCGAGGGCGCCTTCCAGCTGAGCGTGCGCGGCCAGGTCGGCGGACTGCGACGCGGGCGGCGGCACGAGGCTCGCGTCGCGTGCGCCGCCGGGGTAGGAACGCACCGCGCGTTCGTCACGGAACGCGGGATTGTTGAACGCGGGGTTGGATGAAGCCATCGGCTCGATCACACTCCAGGTATCGGGTGACGGCACGGTGCCGTTAACCCACGATATCCGAGTAATTACGGGGGAGACGAGCCGAGACCTGTGAGTGGACTTTGAGCCGCCGATGTGCCCGGCCGGATCGAGGGTGAGCGCGACCCCCGCCCGGTAGCCTGAACGCGATGTCTCCCCTCGTGATCGGCCACCGCGGCGCTCCCGGCTATCTGCCCGAGCATTCCCGTTCGTCCTACGAACTCGCGATCGCGAGCGGTGTCGACGCGGTCGAACCCGACATCGTGCCGACGAAGGACGGCGTGCTCGTCATCCGGCACGAGAACGAGATCTCCGGCACGACGGATGTGGCCGACCACCCCGAGTTCGCGCACCTGCACCGCACGAAGGACTTCGCGGGTCACTCGCTGACCGGGTGGTTCACCGAAGACTTCACCTGGGCCGAGCTCTCGACGCTGCGGTGCCGCGAACGTCTCCCGAACATCCGCCGCGCGAGCGCCGCCCACGACGACGAGGATCCGATCCTCCGCCTGACCGACCTGCTCGGCATCCTCGCCTCGGCCGGGCGCCCGGTCGCCATGGTGCTCGAGATCAAGCACGCCGCGTACTTCGCCGCGATCGGCCTCGACCTCGTGCCGATGATTCTGAGCGAGCTCGCCGCATCCGGATGGGCGGATGCGGACGCCCCGCTGATCATCGAATCATTCGAGCCCACCGTGCTCGCGCAACTGCGGGGGCACGGTCTCGCAGGCACCTACATCCAGCTCGTCGAAGCCGAGGGCGCCCCGATCGACCTCCTGCTCACGCAGGGCGCCGCGGCGCCGAGCTACCGGGACATGGTCTCTCCCGCCGGACTCGATCTCCTGATCGACCGGGTGGACGGCATCAGCCTCGATAAGAAGATGATCCTGGCGCCCAATAAGCTCGGCCGGATCACCGGACCTGCCGCCGTCGTCGCCGAGGCGAAGGCACGCGGCCTGCAGGTGTTCACGTGGACCTGCCGGCCGGAGAACCGATTCCTCGCGCGGCAGTTCCGCGTCGGCTCGGAGCCCGCGCAGTTCGGCGACTACGAGGGCGAGTGGGAGATCCTCCGCGCGGCCGCACTCGACGGCGTGTTCGTCGATCACGCCGACCTCGGTGTCGCGTTCTTCGGCGCGTCCGTGCCGGTTCCGCCGCGCGCGTGACGACCGGACCCCGCTCGACCTGACTCGCACCGGCACCGACGCGTGTCGCACACCCGCGTGGCTCTGGCAAGCCCGGATGTCGCGCTCATGCCCTGACCACACTGGGGCATCGAGAGACGGGAGTGCTCATGAAAGCGATGACCTACCGCGGGCCGTACAAGGTGCGCGTGGAAGAGAAGCCCGATCCCCGGATCGAGCACCCGAACGACGCGATCGTGCGCGTCACCCGTGCGGCGATCTGCGGATCCGACCTGCACCTGTATCACGGGATGATGCCGGACACCCGGATCGGGCACACGTTCGGGCACGAGATCATCGGCGTCGTCGAAGAGGTCGGCTCATCGGTGCAGAACCTGCAGCGCGGCGACAAGGTGATGGTTCCCTTCAACATCTTCTGCGGTTCCTGCTACTTCTGCGCTCGGGGACTGTACTCGAATTGCCACAACGTGAACCCGAACGCGACGGCCGTCGGCGGCATCTACGGCTACTCGCACACGACCGGCGGGTACGACGGCGGGCAGGCCGAACGGGTGCGGGTGCCGTTCGCCGACGTCGGACCCACCGTCATCCCGGAGTGGCTCGCCGATGAGGACGCGTTGATGTTGACGGATGCGTTCGCCACCGGATACTTCGGCGCCCAGCTGGGCGACATCGTGCAGGGTGACACAGTCGTGGTCTTCGGCGCCGGGCCGGTGGGCCTGTCGGCTGCGCGCTCGGCGTGGTTCATGGGAGCCGGCCGCGTGATCGTCGTCGATCACCTCGACTACCGCCTGGCGAAGGCGCGCGAATTCGCCTACGCGGAGACGCTCTCGATCTCCGAGCACAAGGACATCGTCGTCGCCCTGAAACAGGCGACCGAGTATCTCGGCGCCGATGTCGCGATCGATGCCGTCGGAGCGGAGGCCGACGGCAGCCTGCTGCAGCATGTGACGGGCGCCAAGCTGAAGCTGCAGGGC
It includes:
- the guaA gene encoding glutamine-hydrolyzing GMP synthase encodes the protein MTEQTETSQRPVLVVDFGAQYAQLIARRVREAGVYSEIVPHTASAAEIAAKNPVGIILSGGPSSVYEEGAPNLDGGVFELGVPTLGICYGFQVMARALGGDVANTGLREYGATDATILTEGTLMQGQPVEQNVWMSHGDQVSRAPEGFDVLARTGATAVAAFANDARGFYGVQWHPEVKHSDYGQSLLENFLHRAAGLPADWNSGNVIAEQVERIRAQVGSARVISALSGGVDSAVSTALVHEAVGDQLTAIFVDHGLLRKGEREQVENDYVASTGVRLITIDAREQFLTALAGVSDPEQKRKIIGREFIRSFEAAERELVAEAAADGEPIRFLVQGTLYPDVVESGGGTGTANIKSHHNVGGLPEDLQFELVEPLRTLFKDEVRAIGRELGLPEEIVGRQPFPGPGLGIRIVGEVTADRLEILREADAIARAELTKAGLDNEIWQCPVVLLADVRSVGVQGDGRTYGHPIVLRPVSSEDAMTADWTRLPYDVLSKISNRITNEVRDVNRVVLDVTSKPPGTIEWE
- a CDS encoding TMEM175 family protein, which produces MIRRRSHPDSSVTTTRVAAYTDAVFAIAATLLVLDLTTRSFGDLKSNADLADALLDMWQPVLTFIVSFVILSLMWTTHVAQFEWIARIDGPGMWINNIRLLFIVLVPFTSSLSTDYSHFLLGRILLPINFFFAILMSWMQWGWAVRRREILTPGLSAAEARRGSGATLSALIISAAVVVASPWVGPWAFWLFLADGLLTRALGGTPGVPGHERTADAGPAREDEGGAAPAPDPRP
- a CDS encoding glycosyltransferase — protein: MSAPGGGVEFPDAWYLILASRLIPDLDGGFTVATLARARQLADAGREPLLLTLDPGRPENHAAHREEFARRGAIARADAMRNLFDEASSGVDGGAADWLRRAAHAGSVDESLEYRQVTDAMGRPVVDLPVIAEDPDWHTSAAPVGVRGADGSVVGVVDGFGELYRAWLDELVASLRAREDKPVVLICESRQLGELLARWRPEGVRLAHTIHIAHVLPPYTPDAPVNPLWERWFAVAGEFDAVLWPTPQQKRDVEQRFGAHSGYLVAANAAPRVLAEPAPVAGNRIVMLNRLAPVKRVDHAIRAWQSVHSVVPAATLEIWGDGVLRDDLQRLIEELGLTASVVLRGRNDAGPVVFDGAVAIVQSSAYEGQGLSTLEAMSRGCPVIAYDVPYGPQDQLEHGAGILVPDPGGRGDITGLAEAMIRMLTDRPGRDRMAAEALEVAHRFAPEAAAAALAAGIRHALR
- a CDS encoding GuaB3 family IMP dehydrogenase-related protein; translated protein: MEIEIGRAKRARRAYTFDDIAVVPSRRTRNPEDVSTHWSIDAFSFDIPVLGAPMDSVVSPRTAIMLGQLGGLGVLDLEGLWTRYDDPEPFLAEIAGLPGADATRRMQQLYTEPIKPELVRDRLAEIRAAGVTVAGSLTPQRTAELYETVVATGVDLFVIRGTTVSAEHVSSVAAPLNLKKFIYDLDVPVIVGGAGTYTAALHLMRTGAAGVLVGFGGGAASTTRATTGIHAPMATAVADVAGARRDYLDESGGRYVHVIADGGVGTSGDIVKALAMGADAVMLGVALARATDAPGRGFHWGPESHHPRLPRGHRVQVEQVGSLEEVLYGPARVADGTANLIGALRKSMATTGYSDLKEFQRVEVVVAPYGR
- a CDS encoding DHA2 family efflux MFS transporter permease subunit, which encodes MSTPLSPRPFGLVVAATALPMFMATLDNLVMTNALPVLHDDLGASVEQLQWFVNAYTLAFASTILIASALGDRFGRRTVFLAGIAIFGIGSVLAALSTDPAQLIAARAVQGFGGAGVLPLSLALLSGGVSPARRPLAIGIWGGVSGLGVAVGPLVGGAVMEGWNWQAIFWLNVPVAIIAIPLALLVLRNDFGRRQRIDVFGAVLAGLGVLALVHAIVRGNDDGWESFSVVGEIVAGALLIAGFLFWQSRTRAPLMPLRLYRDRSFTLTNVVGFAFSFGTFGAIFILIQYMQVVQGSTPFEAALQTTPWTIAPMFVAPLAGIFSGRIGTRALLVTGLAFQGIALGWIAAMLSETLDYGVLIAPFLLAGIGMGLVFAPSATALLATLGLVDHATASGVNSTVREIGIALGTAVMTAVFVGAGGALLPDQYVDAARPAVFIGAAVLLIAAVAALWLPAGRAARPVPATAADESALAPVA
- a CDS encoding DUF3817 domain-containing protein — protein: MPQPKLATFPAIRGALRFYQICSIITGVGLLLLVTEMILKYTPLAVEVFAGGSGGALWLAPVIAGPEGELVSTGDGVNLSLAILIIHGWFYVVYLFACFRVWSLMRWPFWRFLLLAAGGVVPFLSFVMEWFVARDVKHYLAVREAAEAVPASAAATESPR
- a CDS encoding nitroreductase/quinone reductase family protein, translated to MSARFIRPTRVDAAFNAVVGFSTRIGLPLAGSRVLAVRGRSSGEWRTTPVNPLRVGGAEYLVAPRGHAQWVRNIRVSGGGELRAGRRAVAFRAVEVADVDKPPILRAYLKAWAWEVGRFFEGVDANSPDERLSEIAPGFPVFRIERAGS
- a CDS encoding SURF1 family protein; translation: MTSVDEQNRAASVPEVFPPTLREVMLRPKWIGVLLLCLVVAGIFAWLGQWQLARAIDTAPREEGATEQVMPLADVVTPGSYLSDPLVGQRIEVSGSFVADDFIVVSSRFNDGEEGFWVTGQLRTDDAEPTSIAVAVGWAETREQADAAAAALNADAPANLEVTGRLIPDEGPVPPSSGADPTDMTRMSPAALLSRWHDAVDLNVYRQFVVADDPFGGLVDIHSPAPDAGASVNWLNIFYAAEWVVFAGFAFYFWYRLAKDEWEKELELLEDETA
- a CDS encoding Bax inhibitor-1/YccA family protein, with the protein product MASSNPAFNNPAFRDERAVRSYPGGARDASLVPPPASQSADLAAHAQLEGALAGPPAGAIETGRMTVEDTVHKTLALFGVLVVGAVAGWMWTMAGVTAANPRPSIAPMLIGALVGFVLSMVVIFTSRKKIRPALIFAYAAFEGLFVGGISAFFEFLYPGIVVQATLATLAVVGVTLALFASGKVRASKRATKVFMIAMVGYLVFSLLNVGLMLFNVPLAGGAFGLRSMEIAGIPLGLIIGVLVVIMAAYSLVLDFDSIQQGVRNGAPRQYGWLGGFGIMVTVVWLYLEILRILAILRGNN
- a CDS encoding TetR/AcrR family transcriptional regulator, with translation MSTMTATDAAKPRLSSEERRAQILEAAIAVFGAKGYVGTTTDDIARAASVSQPYVVRLFGSKERLFLDVLDDALGQLFAAFERAAAGNPDEPLEQRLGHEYIGLLQTRGLHQTLSHAFLLGAHPVIGPRARDGFARVWQYVRDLGMSAERAQEFIAQGMMLNTLIGLRMADDDGNDPRVTDLFTACFPTEKAVVLRLAPRVDEPW